From the Myripristis murdjan chromosome 14, fMyrMur1.1, whole genome shotgun sequence genome, one window contains:
- the tbl2 gene encoding transducin beta-like protein 2 translates to MEVAALVALSLLLGALVLLVAVAVGRQKSVEREQTAEPAAEDSVTKAPVSKKQKPEKQRTRKDKAQQHSFSHQLLAAALKSHSGNVTCLDFSSNGKYLASCADDRTVRIWSTKDFLAREHKCLRANVELDHATLVRFSPDSRAFITWLANGDAIRIFKMLKKEDGSFAFKAAPEDFPKKHKASVLNIGIAETGKFIMSASTDTSIHIWDLKGEVLASINTNQITNSYAAISPCGRFVASCGFTPDVKVWEVCFGKGGEFKEVARAFDLKGHSAGVHAFAFSNDSHRMVTVSKDGTWKLWNTDVEYKKQQDPYLLKTVPCESSEGSRVALSPDGRVVAISNGCNVAMYNAASGQLEEELHGVHSEEITDLRFDINGRFLVTGGDRAIRVFHNAPGYRAAIRDMQDMLKKAQNEAMKQRLQQQITEAQSALDTVLAAPVD, encoded by the exons ATGGAAGTAGCTGCTCTGGTCGCTTTGTCTTTATTGTTAGGAGCTCTGGTTCTTCTGGTGGCCGTGGCCGTGGGGAGGCAGAAGAGCGTGGAGCGGGAGCAGACGGCGGAGCCGGCCG CTGAAGACAGTGTCACAAAGGCTCCTGTTTCCAAGAAGCAAAAGCCGGAAAAGCAGCGAACTCGAAAGGATAaagctcagcagcacagcttcaGCCATCAGCTCCTGGCAGCTGCACTGAAG AGCCACAGTGGAAACGTGACCTGCCTGGATTTCAGCAGTAACGGAAAATACCTGGCGTCTTGTGCCGACGACCGCACCGTCCGGATCTGGAGCACCAAGGACTTCCTGGCCCGAGAGCACAAGTGTCTGAGGGCCAACGTGGAGCTGGACCATGCCACGCTGGTCCGCTTCAGCCCCGACTccag GGCCTTCATCACCTGGCTGGCCAATGGAGACGCCATTCGAATcttcaaaatgctgaaaaaggAGGACGGCTCTTTTGCCTTCAAAGCTGCTCCTGAGGACTTCCCAAAGAAACACAAGGCCAGCGTCCTCAACATCGGCATTGCCGAGACCG gCAAGTTCATCATGAGTGCCTCCACGGACACCAGCATCCACATCTGGGACCTGAAAGGAGAGGTACTGGCCTCCATCAACACTAACCAGATAACCAATTCATACGCTGCCATCTCCCCGTGTGGCAG GTTTGTTGCCTCCTGCGGGTTCACGCCTGACGTGAAGGTGTGGGAGGTTTGCTTTGGGAAGGGAGGCGAGTTTAAAGAGGTGGCACGAGCCTTTGACCTGAAGGGCCACTCAGCTGGGGTTCACGCCTTCGCCTTTTCCAACGACTCGCACAG GATGGTGACGGTGTCCAAAGACGGAACGTGGAAGTTGTGGAACACAGACGTGGAGTACAAGAAGCAGCAGGACCCCTACCTGCTGAAGACGGTTCCCTGCGAGTCGTCCGAAGGAAGCCGCGTGGCCTTGTCCCCCGACGGCCGGGTGGTCGCCATTAGCAACGGCTGCAACGTGGCCATGTACAACGCCGCCAGCgggcagctggaggaggagctgcacgGCGTCCACAGCGAGGAAATCACAGACCTGCGATTCGACATCAACGGGCGCTTCTTGGTCACCGGCGGCGACAGGGCTATTCGAGTGTTTCACAACGCGCCGGGCTACCGGGCGGCCATCAGGGACATGCAGGACATGCTGAAGAAGGCCCAGAACGAGGCCATGAAGCAGAGACTGCAGCAGCAGATCACAGAGGCTCAGAGCGCCCTGGACACTGTGTTGGCCGCTCCTGTGGACTGA